The sequence below is a genomic window from Candidatus Margulisiibacteriota bacterium.
GATCGATCCCGAGGGGACATCGGCGATGTCCGATCAGAAGATCAAAGTGATCGGGACAAAAGGGCGCTATGAAGCGGACCAGAAAAAACGGGGGATCTGTCTGGTGACCGACGCGGCCGGGATCGAAGAACCGAATCCTGATTTCTCGGCTTTTTACGCGAATGGGGAGGGCGAAACGACCTTTCGCGGTTATGGGGTTGAGAGTATTCTCCAGTTCGTAAGCGATGTTCGCGGAATTATTGATGGAGAAACTTCGCCGGAGAAATTGGAAGGGAAAAGGCCGACTTTCTCGGAAGCGCTGGTTTCGACCGCGGTGGTCGAAGCGGCCAATCAGAGCCTGAAACGTAATGGAGCCTGGGTAAATTTATGACCGGCAAGGAAAAAATAGTCGCGATGATCCCGGCCAGAATGGGGAGTACCCGTCTGGCCAAAAAGAACTTAGCCCTGATCAACGGGCAACCGATGATCTATTACCCGATCGCGGCGGCCAAAAAATCCGGTGTATTTGATAAAATAATATTGAATTCGGAAAACGAGGTTTTTGCCGGGATTGCTGAAAGGTACGGGGTAGAATTTTACCACCGCCCGGAAAAGTTGGGGAGCTCCGAGGCCAAGTCCGACGATGTTGTTTTTGATTTTATGGAACATCATCCGGCCGACATCACTGTCTGGGTTAATTCAACTTCGCCGCTGCAGAGCGGGGAAGAGGTCCGTGCTGTCGTCCGTTATTTTCAAGAAAAGAAACTGGATGGTCTGATCACGGTGCGGGAGGAGCAGGTGCATTGTCTGTATGACGGACAGCCGCTCAATTTCCAGGAAGACGGTCTATTTGCCAGGACTCAGGATTTAATACCGGTCCAGCGTTTTGTTTATTCCGTGATGATGTGGCGCAATAAGACTTTTCAAAAGACATATAAAGAAAAAGGCTATGCCCTGTTTTGCGGCAAAATGGGTTATTATCCGGTTAGTAAAGAGTCAGCTCTGATTATTAAGACCGAAGACGATCTGAAAATGGTGGAGGCGCTTCTGGTCGGTAAAGAAAAACTTGGTAATTATGATCTGCGCTATGACGAGGTTGCTGGGGATGCTTGAAAAGAAACTCGCCTTGCTGTCGAACCGATTTAAGGCTAACGGACGTCCGCTCTACCGGGAAAGTCGGATCACCAGAGCGGCGGCTGGGGTGGTCGGGGAAGCGCTAAAAAATGGGGAGATCGAACGGCTGGCTTTTGCCGCCTGTCCCTTATGTCAAGCAACAAAAGTAACGGTTGTCGCTTTAAAAGACCGGCTCGGTTTGCCCCTGGAAACCGTGATCTGCGACAACTGCGGGCTAGTTTTCTCCTCCGCCTATTTCAGTGATAAGGGGGCAGATCGCTATTACGCTAAATATTGCAATCAACTGAAGAATGACGGGCGGAGCGCTGCCCGGATGTTTGCCGATCGTACCGCTCCGGGGGCGTATGCCTGGAAAAGATTTCAATGGATAAAAGACGCGCTGGGCGAAGGTTTTAAAAAGACAGGTGTCGTCATGGAGGTTGGCTGCAACGATGGCTGTAATCTTTATCCTTTCCATCAGGCCGGCTGTCAGGTTTACGGTTGCGACTTTGACGAAGACAGGCTGGGAGCGGGGAGAGCGGCCGGAATGGAGCTTTTATCCGGTGGGATCGAATCGCTCCAGAAGCTGTCGTTGAAGGCCGATCTGCTGATCTTTTCCCACTGTCTTGAGCATATGCCGGATGTTGATCTGGCTTTGCAGCAGGCGAAAGAACTGATCACTCCGACCGGCAGCATTTATATTGAAGTCCCGGGGGTAAAACATTGGAGCCGAACGCGGGCTGATAAAATATCCGACGAATGGCTGGTCAGCGGCAACGATTTCTTGTCGTTTTTACAGCTCGAACATAATTTTTGTTTTGAATTGAGGACATTAAAGGAATTCACCAAGCGGAATGGCCTGACCGCGGTTAAAGCTGATGAATTTATTCGTGCTATATTCAAAAGAAACGATGAGCTCGCGAGCGAAACTCCCGGCAAGGTCAACCGGGGAGAAGAAACCCAGGATTATTTAATAGCAGTCGAGAGGGATTGGCGAAGGAGTAATCCTGTTTGGTTAAGAATTCTTCGTACGTTATTAAGGGGTTTTAGATGAATAAAAAACCATTAGTCCTAGGGATATCGGCGTTTTTTCATGATTCAGCGGCGGTGCTTGTTGAAGACGGTGAAATAATCTCGGCCGTCCAGGAAGAGCGCTTTACCCGAACTAAATTTGACAGTTCCTTCCCGGTGAACGCCATTAATTTTTGTTTTGAACAACGAGGCGTGGGAGCGGCAGAGATCGATACAATTGCCTTTTATGATGAACCACAACTTAAACTGGATCGGTTAATTGAAACGCTGACCGCTTTCGCACCGTTAAGAGTTAAAGCTAATGCGGGGAAAGTTCGTGATTTCCTGGCCAGGAAATATTTTCTCGAAGAGATCATCGCCACTAAGCTGCCGGCTTTCAAGGGCGAGATTTTTGTTTCCCGTCACCATCTCAGCCATGCTGCTTCGGCCTTTTACCCGTCACCATTCGAGAAAGCGGCTATCATTGTGGTAGATGCGATGGGTGAATGGTCTTGCTCAAGCATTGGCCTGGGCGAAGGGGCTAAGATAGAACTGCTCAAAGAACAGCGTTTCCCCCATTCCGTCGGCCTTCTTTATAGTGCCTTTACCCAATTCCTGGGTTTTAAGGTGAACTCCGGTGAATATAAGGTGATGGGACTCGCCCCGTATGGCACGCCAAAATACGCCAATTTGATCAAAGACAAATTGGTTGAGATAAATGATGATGGTTCGATAAAGCTGAATACGGAATATTTTGATTTTATGACCGGACGAAGGATGATCAGCCGAAATTTCCAGCGGTTGTTTAACGCGCCTGAGAGACGGCCGGAAGGGCCGCTGACGGAACGGGATGCCGATGTTGCGAGTTCGATTCAAAAAGTGGTTGAAGAGATAATGGGAAAGATCGTCAGGCAGGCGGTCAGGCTTACCGGGCAGAAAAAAGTGGCCATGGCTGGTGGTGTTGCCTTGAATTGTGTTGTTAATGGTAAATTATTGAAATCTGATATTGTTGAGGATCTATGGATACAGCCCGCTGCCGGCGATGCCGGAGGAGCGCTAGGCGCCGCCCTGTTGGCTCATTATAATCTGTTTGGCAGAGAACGAAAGGCCGATGGGAAAAATGACTCGCAGAAGGGATCATTTTTGGGGCCGGCTTTTTCCGGAGAAACGATCAAAAAAATTCTTGATCTGCACGGTTTTGTTTATGATGAAGTCGGCGAAAGTGAATTGCCGGCTCGCCTCTGCAATTTAATTGCTGGCGGCAAGGTGATCGGCATCTTCCAAGGAAAGATGGAATTTGGACCGCGGGCGCTGGGTGCCCGGAGCATAATCGGCGACGCGCGCGATCCTGACATGCAAAAAAAGATGAATTTGAAGATAAAATACCGGGAATCATTTCGACCGTTTGCCCCGGTTGTTCTGGCGGAAGAAGCGGCAGAGTGGTTTGAGATCAAGACAGAAAGCCCTTATATGCTTATTACGGCTCAGGTGGCTGCGGCAAAGCTGGTTCCTGGATATGATAATGACCGATCCGGTATCGGCTCAATAAACAAAGTCAGGTCGATAATCCCGGCAGTGACCCATGTTGATTGTTCGGCTAGGGTCCAAACAGTCGACAGGCAAAGGGGGCCATATTTGCATAGACTTTTGGAGGCATTTAAGGGAAAGACCGGGTGTCCTGTTATGGTCAATACCTCTTTTAATGTCCGCGGCGAGCCGATCGTTGGCGCGCCAATCGATGCTTTGCGTTGTTTTATGAACACCGAGATGGATTATTTGGTCTTGGAACGGTTCATTTTAGACAAACAAAAGCAGAAAAAGCAATTGATCGAAAGTGAATTCAAGGCAGGATTGTCATTTGATTAACAAATCGTTCCTGGGGGTAAAAGCGGAGCAGGTTCATGCTAAATGGGGAAGGGCCGGCTTGCTTTGGTGGTTGGGTTTAGCCGGGATCATCAGTCTTATTTCACGGCAGCAGCGGAATAAGCTCTTTGCTTCCGGTTGGAAAGAGCCCTTTGATAAAGACACGTTCAGGCTAACCAGGCCGAGAATAAGCGATAAGAACGTTTTGATCGAAACCGGAGGAGCTGTCGATGAAGACATTTATCCGTTGGCTTAGTTGGTTTGTTTCGGTCGTGAAAAGAGAGATCAGGCTCTTGCGGGCGCCTAACCTCAAGAAATTGATCGTTTATTCCGGCCATGACCAATCTGGTATCGGCAAACATTATATTTACGCTCCCCATCCGATGACAAATTGGGCCTTGAACCCTGGCTATGAGAACAGGTCGGGAATGAAACTGCATACGGTCGAAGGGTTCAGGAAAACTGATGAGGCTGACTCGGTCATCAAATCTTTTGCGGTGGCCGCCGGAAAACAGAAAATATATTGCTTTGGTGGCAGCACAACTTATTGCACAGGCCTGTATGAATTAAACAGCCCATGGCCAAGCCGGCTGGCAATATCTAATGATTGTGTTGTTGCCAATGCGGGTGTCGGTGGCTGGAATACGCTCCAAAGTTTGACCAGGCTGATCAGCTGGGCGCCTCTGCTTAAGCCGAATCTTATAATTGTCTATCAGTCGAAGAATGACCTGACGCCGCTTTATAATGGGGAACCTTCGGAAGAGTGGGCTTTTCCTGATTATGCCAATTTGATGGGTCAGTTCTCAAGCGCGGTCTTCAAGCGGGGAGTATTCGACTCAAGGCGCTGCTGGCAGGCGAATGGCGGACTAACTTCAGTTTACGGCAACAAGGTGACCTTCCCAGAAAAAGGTTTGGCTCGCTGCAACCGCGATTATGAAGCGGCTATTGAGATGCGTTATGAAGGCATCTGTAACGTTGGCAATATATTGGGGGCAAAAGTAGTTTTCGTTCCGGAAATTATCCAGGGTGGGCCATATTATGCATACATGAGGAAACTGCATGTGATAATGAAGTTGGTTGTGGCAAAGCACCCTCATTCGTTCTTTGTCGATCTAAATGGAGCATTGCCGTTCAACGAAAAGTATTTTTTGGATAAAATGCATTTTACCGAGTTGGGTTGTTGCCTTTTTTCCGAAGTTTTGTCAAAATCATTAAAGGAAAAGGGGCTGTTATGAACAACAAAAATATTTCGATAATTATCCGTTCCTATAACGAGGAAAAATGGATCGGCGCCTGCCTGCAGGCGGTCTTCAAGCAGGATTATCAGGACTTCGAGGTGATCCTGGTCGACAATAAGAGCAGTGATCAGACCGTTAAAAAAGCCCAGGCCTTCCCGGTCAAAATCGTCTCGATCGACGACTTCCTGCCGGGCAAGGCGATCAATATCGGGATAAAAAATTCGAGCGGCAACTATATCGTCTGCCTCTCCGCCCATTGCATCCCGGTCGACAGCCGCTGGCTGGGGAACCTCCTCCGCAACTTTAGCGACGATACAGTGGCCGGAGTTTACGGGCGGCAGGAGCCGATGTCTTTTACCCCAGACACCGATAAGCGCGACCTGATAACGGTTTTCGGTCTGGACAAGAAGGTTCAGCTCAAAGACAGTTTTTTCCACAACGCTAACAGCATGATCCGCCGGGATATCTGGGAAAAAATACCGTTCGATGAGAAGATTTCCAATATTGAAGATCGGCTTTGGGCGAGGGATATCCTCAAAGCCGGCTATAAGATCATCTATGAGCCGGAAGCGAGTGTCTATCATTGGCATGGGATCCACCAGAACCAGAACAAAGAACGTTGTACCAACGTGGTCAAGATCATCGAGAATCTAAATGGCGAGGATGGCCGCCGCTTCAATCACCTGCAACTCAAAGACCTTAATATTGTTGCCTTGGTCCCGGTCAAAGGTGAAAGTTTTTCACTGGGAGGCCGGCCATTGCTGGAATACACGGTTAACAGCGCTAAAGAGTCCCAATTTGTCAAACAGACAATCGTGTACACCGATTCAGAAGAACACGCCGACCTGGCGAAGAAATTAGGCGCCAGCGTCCCCTTTATGAGGGACAGCTCCCTCTCCGCGGAGCATGTGGGCCTCGAAAGCGTTTTTCAACACGCGGTCATGGCCATGGAGAACAAGGGGATAATGGCGGATATTATTGTCACCTTAGAGGTCACTTTCCCTTTCCGTCCCAAAGGGTTTCTTGACCAGTTGATCATGCGGTTGGTTAAAGAGGGGTTGGACAGCGTGGTCGCGGCCAGAACGGAATTTGGTTCCTGTTGGGTCAAGGAAGCTGATGGTTTGAAGCAGGTTGATGCCGGTTTTGTTCCGAGAAAATTCAAGGAGCCCGTCTATATCAGCATCAAAGGTCTGGCCTGCGCGACCCATCCGCTGTTTTTAAGAGAAGGGCGGCTCCTGGGAGAAAAGGTCGGTATTGTTGAAGTCAATGACCCCTATGCTCCGCTCGAGGTCCGGGATGAGGCAGGGTTGCGGTTGGCCGAACAGTTGGTAAAAAATTGGTCGGAAAGGAAAAACCAATGAAAGAAAGACTGGTTCCCGATAAAAAAATTAAAGAATTGTTTTTGAGCATTTTAGCGAAAGAAAATGTCCGGGCTGATGTTGCCGGGTTTTTAGTTGAAGGGATAGTCCAGGCTTCCTTGCGGGGGGTCGATTCTCATGGGATCAGATTGTTCCCTCATTATCTGCAAGGCTTTATCCACGGCCGGTTGAACAGAGAGCCGAAATATGATTTTAAACTGACCGCCCCTTCAACCGGCAAACTTGACGGCGATCATGCCCCCGGCCACGCGGCCGGGGCCGAAGGAATGTTGAAAGCGATTGGGATCGCCCGGACGAACGGGATCGGCGCGGTCGCCGTCCACAATTCCAGCCATTTTGGCGCGGCGGCCTATTATGCCCACCTGGCGGCCCGGGAAGAGATGATCGGCTTAAGTTTTACCCACGCGACCGCCCATGTCCTTCCTTACGGCGGCTTGCGGCCGTTCCTGGGGAATAATCCGATCTGCCTGGTCGCGCCGTGCGAGGGGGAAGAGCCGTTTTGTCTGGACATGGCGACAACAGTAACAAACTTCAATAAGGTCCAGCAATATAAGGAACAAGGAAAGCAAATGCCGCCCGGCTGGGGAGTGGATGAAAATGGTGACGAGACAACTGATCCGAACAAACTAAGCAGTCTCCTGCCGATCGGCGGGTATAAAGGGTTCGGCTTGAGCATGATGGTCGAGATCCTCTGCGGCCTTTTGACCGGCGCTCCCTATGGCCAAAACGTCAGCCGGATGTTCGGCACGCCGCTAAGTGATAAACGACGGCTGGGTCACTTTTTTATGGCGATCAGGATCGATGCTTTTGAGGAGCCGAAAGTCTTCAAAAAGCGGCTAAAAACAATGATGGATGAACTCCGCCGGGAACCGGCGAAGGACAAGAATTTTCCGGTCATGGCTCCGGGTGATCCGGAAAAGCGCTGTTTTGCGGAGCGCTCCTTGAAGGGGATTCCTGTTCCGGAAATACTGGCAAAGGAATTAATAACTTTGGCCGAAAAACACCAATTGACAAGTTTTGACTAGATATTTGACCTCTTGACAAACTCTGCTTATTTGCTATACTTAATATATTATGGTTGTTGATGAAAATAGTGTCTATACGCCGCAAGAAACTATCTCTATTTTAAAGATCTCCGATTCCACTTTTCGCCGCCTGATCAGGCAGGGAGTGCTTCGGGTAGCCAAGATCGGCGGGCAATACCGGGTGATGGGCCGGGAGATCCTCCGCGTGTTAAGCCCGACCTTGCCGGAAAAAGTGAAACGGGCCTACAAGAAAGTGATCCTGGAATTAGAGAAGAAAAAATGACCGGAAATGCTTAGCGTCAACCTCAATTATTTTTTTAGGAGAATCAATTGGAAATCACCGGCAGATCGGTAGAGACCCTAAAATATTTCATGGCCAAGAAATGGAAAGTGTTGACGGTTGTCGCAATCCTGAGCTTTTTTGCCGCTTTTTTTGAGAGTCTTTCGGCCGTCGCGATCTATCCGGTCTTGTTGGTCATTATGCCGGCTTCTGCGGTGGAGGGGGGGAGCAATAAATATGTGGATGCCGCGATAGCTTGGGCGACCGCCCATTCTTCCTTAACCCCCTTATACGTAACGATCATTTTTCTCTTGGCCGTGACCATTATTAAAATCGCCTTAAATTACGGCAATTCATTGTTGGCCTGGGTTGTGGCCAATAATATCTTCCAAGAAACACAGATCAAGATGATGTCCGCTTTGCTGACAGCCGATTATCAGTTTTTGGTGAACACCGAAAAGGGTGATCTGGCTTTCCGTCTTTTAACCGCCCCTGGCTACGTCAGCAAAGTTGTTAACACAATACCCCTGATGCTCGTGGAATTATTAAAAATACTTATGATGATGGCTGTTCTTTTCGTGGTTTCCCCGCTGATTACGGGCATCTTATTGGTCACTTCTTACGTTTATTATTTGATCACAAAAAGTGTCGCGCAAAATGTCTCCTATGGCACCGGCAGCGGCCGGGCGATCAGCGCTTCGAACCAAACGATCCACGCCATGAACGCCTTAAAAGGGATCAAAAGCATCAGATTGCACGGCGCCGTTGGGCATTGGGTGGAATTGTTCAGCAAAGAGGTCAGGAAATTTTATCAATACGCGCTAAAAGATACACTGATCGGCAGCATTCCCAGCAGCCTGCTGGAGTTGGTTTACATTTCTTTTTTGTGCGTCATGGTCCTATATTATTCCGGCACTAAGGGCGGGATCATCGGCAGTATTCCGATGTTGGGCGTTTTTGCTTATTCTCTTTTAAAGATCATGCCTTCTTTAAAGCAATTGAGCACATACGGCATGACCTTGATGGGGATGCTGCCGAACGCGGAGGCGGCTTATATTGCGATCCAGGAAGCGGAGCAAAGGAAGCCTTTTGATGGGATCGAGCGGCTGGACAAATTTTCAACCAGCATTGATTTGAAAGATCTGACTTTCTCTTACGTTAATTCCAAGAAACCCGCGGTTAAAAGCCTTAATTGTTCTATCGCGCGCGGAGAATTTATCGGGATAATCGGCCCTTCAGGTTCCGGCAAGACCACTTTACTTGATCTGCTGGCCGGCTTATTAAGCCCTACCGCCGGTAAGATCTTGGTGGAAGGGAAAGATCTCCAGTCATATTCGGCCCGCTCCCTTAGCGAACATATCGGCTACGTCGGGCAGGAGACTTTCTTGTTCAACGACACGATCCGCGCCAACATTCTTTTTGGCCGGAAAGAATTTGACGACGGGGCGATCAAAAAAGCGCTGGCCAAGGCGGACATGCTGGAGTTTACCGAATCCCTGCCGGGCGGCCTGGATTATATCCTGGCGGACGACGGGATGAAGATCTCCGGCGGCCAGCGACAGCGGATCAGCATCGCCCGGGCGGTTCTGCGCGATCCCGAAATCTTGTTTTTGGACGAAGCGACCAGCGCGCTCGATCACCAGACGGAAGAAAATGTCATGCAGACGGTTTTGCGGCTGGTCCGGAAAGAGGGGAAGACGGTCATTTTTGTCACCCACCGGAAAAGCGCGATTAAGGACGCGGACCGCATTATCGAGCTGCGGGACGGCCAAATAATCGAGGCGGTGAACCCCGAGACGATCGGAGAACTGATCAAAAGTGAAAGCTAAATCGGGCGTCAAAATGATCAAGATCGGCGATCGGAAGATCGGGTTCGATCAACCGGTCTTTATCATCGCGGAGGCCGGGGTCAACCATGACGGGAGCCTTAACGCGGCCAAAAAACTGATCGACACGGCCAAAGCGGCCGGGGCCGATGCCGTTAAGTTCCAGACCTTCCGGGCGGCGGCGCTGGCGACGATGACCGCGCCTAAGGCCGGTTATCAGAAAAGAACGACCGCGGGCGGCTCCCAGCAGGAGATGCTTAAAAAACTGGAGCTGTCCGGCGCTGATTTTCGCAAGTTGTCCGCCTATTGCCGGCGGCGGGGGATAATGTTCCTCTCGACGCCGTTCGACCTGGAAAGCGCCGACCTGCTTAACCGCTTAGGTCTGTCGGCTTTCAAGATCAGTTCCGGTGACTTGACCAACCTCCCTTTTCTCCGGCAGATCGCTTCTTATCGAAAACCGTTGCTTCTCTCAACCGGGATGGCGACTTTGGCGGAGGTCCGGTCGGCGGTTGAGTGCGTGAGATCAGCGGGAAGCTATCAATTGGCCTTGCTGCACTGTACTTCCAATTACCCGACCAGGCCGGTTGATGTCAATCTGCGGGCGATGGCGACGATGAGCAAAGAGTTTAATGTCCCGGTTGGCTACTCCGATCATACCGAAGGGATCGGGATTGCCGTGGCGGCTGTGGCGCTTGGCGCCGCCATCATCGAGAAACACTTTACGCTCGATAAAACTCTGCCGGGGCCGGACCACCAGGCTTCGCTGGAACCGAAAGAATTAGCCGCCCTAATTTCGGCGGTCCGGCAAGTTGAGGCGGCCCTGGGGAACGGGAAAAAAGAACCGCGGCGGTCAGAGCGGGCGGTCGCAAAAGTCACCCGAAAAAGCCTAGTTGCCGCCCGCGATATTCCCGGCGGGACTAAGCTGACCAGGGAACTGCTAGCCATCAAACGGCCGGGAACCGGGATCAAACCGAAAGATCTGCCAAAAATGATCGGCCGGACCGCCCGGCGCAACATCAGAAAAGATTCGTTATTAAATTGGAAGCAGGTGGCGACATGAAAAATGTCCTGGTGGTAGCGGCCCATCCCGATGACGAAGTATTGGGCGTCGGCGGTACGGTTTTGAAACATGTTGCCGCCGGAGATAAAGTTTATGTTTGCCTGGTGACTAGTGCCTATGAGCCGGAATGGTCGAAGGACTATATCGAGCAGAAGATCGTCGAACAGGCGCAAGTGGACAAGCTATTAGGGATCGCCGGCCGTTTTAATCTCGATCAGCCAACGGTCAAGCTCAATACGCTGCCGCACGGCGAATTGAACAATAAGATCGCGGTTGTGATCGACCAGGTTAAGCCGTCGATCGTTTATACCCATTTTGAAGGTGATCTTAATTATGACCATACTTTGATTTATCGGGCTTGCGCCGTTGGGACCCGGCCGCCGAAGACCATTAAATTGTTATGTTACGAGACCCTCTCCGAAACCGAATGGAATAACCGGGCTTTTGTCCCGAACGTTTGGGTCGGGATCGAACGGCAGATCGAGCAAAAGATCAAAGCCTTCGAGATTTATGCCTCGGAGGTTAAAGCGCCGCCGCACCCGCGCAATGCCGAAGGCCTGATCACGCTGGCCAAGAAGCGGGGCTTGGAGATTTGCGCTGATTATGCCGAGGCCTTTATGCTGATCAGGGAGATCCAGAGATAGGAAAATGAAAACTGTCTGGTTGTCAGCCAATAAACTGGGTTTGGAGTTGTTGAAAGAAGCGATTAAGGTCAAAGGCTTTGACCTAAACGCGGTCATCACCCTTGACCAGACCGCGGCCACGATCATGTATGACGGTGTACCGGCCAAAAGCTGGCAAAATTTTGGCGTTAAAGTCCATCAAGTTTCCGAGATCAACAAAGAAAAAGCGCTGCTTAAAGAATTGGCGCCTGATCTGGTCGTGATGTGCGGCTGGCGCCAGGTCGTTGACGGCGAAGTGCTGAAAATACCGCCGCGAGGCGTGATTGGTTTTCATCCGACGCTGCTCCCTTTTGGCCGGGGCCCGGCGCCGATCATTAATTCCATCCTGACAGGCGTCAGGGAGTCAGGGCTGACCATGTTTTATCCCGGGACCGGGCTTGATGACGGCGATATTATCGCTCAAGAAAAATTCAAGATTGGTGAGGTTGATGATGCGGCGACTGTTTATAAAAAAGTGATCAGAGCCGGTAAAAAGATTATCAGGCAATATTTGCCGTTAATTATCGCCGGCCAGGCGTCGCGAACCCCCCAAGATGGAAGGGAAGCGGTGGTTTTCAAAAAACCGAAATTGGCTGACAACAGGATCGAT
It includes:
- a CDS encoding formyltransferase family protein; amino-acid sequence: MKTVWLSANKLGLELLKEAIKVKGFDLNAVITLDQTAATIMYDGVPAKSWQNFGVKVHQVSEINKEKALLKELAPDLVVMCGWRQVVDGEVLKIPPRGVIGFHPTLLPFGRGPAPIINSILTGVRESGLTMFYPGTGLDDGDIIAQEKFKIGEVDDAATVYKKVIRAGKKIIRQYLPLIIAGQASRTPQDGREAVVFKKPKLADNRIDLEKESLNDIYAKIKALSKPYKGAYLEKDGKKLIIWQAELLTT